Sequence from the Bremerella volcania genome:
GCATCTCGACGACCGTATTGAGGTTCGGCTGCGAGGTGCCTCCAGAGAGTGGCGCCATGGCCGCGTCGGCGATGTCGAGCCCTACCTCGGCCCCTTCCAGGATCGAAGCGGCCTGGATGCCGGCCGTGTCGTGGGTGTGGAAGTGAATCGGCAGGCCGATCTCTTCGCGCAGCGTTTTGATCAGCTTGCGAGCAGCGGTAGGCTTGCATAGCCCGGCCATGTCTTTGATGGCCAGGAAGTGGGCCCCCATCGATTCCAACTGCTTGGCCAGGTCGACGTAATATTGCAGCGTGTACTTGTCGCGTTTCGGGTTGCTGATGTCGCCGGTATAACAGATCGAAGCTTCGCAGATGGCACCTGACTCGATGACCGCGTCCATGGCGACCTTCATGTTCGGCACCCAGTTGAGGGCATCGAACACGCGGAACACATCGAGCCCGGCCTGAGCGGCCTCCTCAACGAATGCCTTGACGACGTTGTCGGGGTAGTTGGTGTAGCCGACGGCATTGGATGCCCGCAGCAACATCTGGAATAGGATGTTCGGAATCCGCTCGCGCATGTCGGCCAGCCGCTGCCACGGCGATTCCTTCAAGAATCGCATCGTCGTATCGAAGGTCGCCCCGCCCCACATCTCGATCGAAAACAGATCGGCACAGTTGTGAGCATACGCCGGCGAGATGTTCAGCAGGTCGTTGGTACGCACCCGCGTGGCCAAGAGACTTTGGTGGGCATCGCGGAAAGTCGTATCGGTGAACAGCAGTTGGTTCTGGTCGCGAACCCACTGGGCGAACTTCTCACTGCCGAGTTCCTTGAAGCGATCACGCGATCCCTTGGGCAGCGGCGCGTCTTCATCGATCGCTGGCGTAGGTGCCGGATCGCGACGCTTGGAGATTGCTCGATCTTTGACGAGGGGATTCCCGTTGACGGCAATATCACCGAGGAACTTGAGCAGCTTCGTCGCGCGGTCTTTTCGCGGGGTGAATTGCATCAGCTCAGGCGTTTCGTCGATGAAGCGCGTGGTACACATGCCATCGATGAACGTGGGGTGTTTCATTAATCGGCTGAGAAACGGAATGTTCGTCTTCACGCCTCGCACGCGGAACTCTTGCAGCACGCGTTCCATGCGACGCGCGGCATCGACGAAGCGGCGCCCCCGCGCGGTGACCTTCACCAGCAGCGAGTCGTAATAAGGATGCACCACGGCGCCACTAAACGCGCTACCGGCATCCAGACGCACGCCCATGCCGGCGCCGCTGCGGTAGTGGGTCACGCGGCCATAGTCAGGCATGAACTTATTCGAGGCGTCTTCGGTAGTGACACGGCACTGCAGGGCAAAGCCAAACGGCACGACCGACTCCTGGTTAGGAATGCCGATCTCGGGATGATCGAGCGATTCCCCCTGGGCGACGAGAATCTGCGACTTCACCAGGTCGATCCCGGTGATTTCTTCGGTGACGGTATGTTCGACCTGAATGCGCGGGTTCACTTCGATGAAGTAGAACTCGCCCGTCTGGGCATCGACCAGAAACTCGACGGTACCCGCGGCGTAGTAATCGACCGCCTTACCAATAGCGACGGCCGCATCGCATAGGGCTTGCCGCGTTTGGGGATCGAGCTTGGGTGCCGGCGCGATTTCGACCACCTTCTGATGACGCCGCTGCACGCTACAGTCACGCTCGTAGAGGTGCACCAGGTTGCCTTGTTTGTCTCCCAAGAGCTGCACTTCGATATGGCGTGCCTGTTGGATGAACTTCTCGATGAAGATGTCGGGGCTGCCGAACGCGTTAAGCGACTCGCGCTGGGCTTCTTTGAAGGCGGCCTCGAATTCTTCCGACGTCTTCACGACTCGCATCCCGCGACCACCGCCCCCTTTGGCGGCTTTCAGAATGATCGGAAAGCCCATCTTTTCGGCCAGCTGGCGACCAGCCGCGACATCTTCAATCGCGGCGTCGCTACCACCCAGAATCGGCACGCCCGCCTGCTTGGCCACGTTCCGGGCAGCCGTTTTGTCGCCCAGCATCTCCAAACAGCGTTTCGACGGCCCGACGAAAACGATGCCGTTTTTCTCGCAGGCATCGGCCAAGTCGGGGTTTTCAGACATGAAGCCGTAACCCGGATGGATGGCATCGATGCCGTGCGTCTTGCACAAGTGAATCACGCCGGGGATGTCGAGATAGGCCCGAACCGGCTCACCTTCCTGACCAATCAGATAGGCTTCGTCCGCTTTGAAACGATGCAGAGCGAAACGATCTTCATAGGAATACATCCCGACCGTCCGAATTCCCAGTTCGTGGGCACTGCGGAAGATACGGATGGCAATTTCACTACGGTTGGCTGCCAGAAGCTTGGTGATCTTTTTCATAGTCGGCCGTATTCAACAACCAGCTGCCCGTGATTGGGAAGCCAGATGGGAGAGATGCTGTGGGGTAAAGCCAGCCAGTATACCAGAATGTAGGCGGAAGAAACGAGCGCAAGTCGGTCATCAATTTGATCGAATCAGACACTGCCGATGACGGCTTGAGAGGATTATGCCGACGATTCGCCATGGCTGGGCGCACAAAAAAGAGAACGAGTCGTTCTGCTCGTTCTCTTGATAGTTTTCGCTGGACCGGTTGAAGTACGTCCAGAAAAAGTTACGCTCGCGAGCTGCTGGCTGGCTCAGCGTAATCCTCGTCGGCGTCGGCATCGCTGCTGGGGCTGGCACCTGGATCGCGGAAGCGGTAACCGACACCGCGTACGGTTTCGATCAGGTCGGCGAACTCAGCCATCTTGCGGCGAAGTGCCCGCACGTGAACGTCGATCGTTCGTTCCATCACGACGGTGTCTTCACCCAAAGCAGCGTCGATCAGTTCCGAGCGGTCAAACACGCGGCCTGGCTGGCGAGTGAGCGTTTCCAGCAGGCGGAACTCGCTACGGGTCAGTTGCAGCGGCTTGCCATGGACGGTGGCACGATGGCGGCGACGGTCGATCGTCACGCCTTGGCTGGCAACCACATCGGTCGTGGTCGCTTCGGTGCCTCGGCGGCGACGTTCCAAGGCTTTGATCCGTTCCAGCAGAACCTTCACGCTGAATGGCTTGGTGACGTAGTCGTCCGCGCCCAGCGAGAAGCCGATCAGTTGATCCGACTCTTCAGCCTTGGCGGTCAGCATCAGCACCATCACGTCTTTGGTGGCGGGGTCTGCCCGCAGCCGGCGACATACTTCCAGGCCGTCGACGACCGGAAGCATCAGGTCCAGAATTACCATATCCGGCGTCTTCACTTGCGCCTGGGTTAAGCCATCCTGACCATCGTAGGCGGAGAGCACCTCGTAGCCGGCCTGACGCACGTTGTAAGCCAACACGTCCGCCAAAGCTCGGTCGTCTTCGACAATCAGAATTTTCATTCGGGCCATGTTTAGGTCCAATTTACTAAAACAAAAAAGGTTATCAGTCACGTGTCATGGAGTCTGCTTCGCCGCCGCCAGAAAAACGGTGCCGGACGATGACTCCCTCTACCATGTAAATCACGTCGTCCGAAATATTGACGGCATGATCGGAAATTCGTTCGATGTGTCGGCTGGCCGAAAAGCAGTGCAGCGCCGGAACGACTTGATCAGGGCGTTCACGCATCACCTTCTGAAGCTCTTCGATGATCTCGCAGTTCATGCGGTCGACTTGAGAGTCCATCGCGCCGACTCGGGCAGCGGCGGCGCTGTCCATGTTGACGAACGAGTCGAGCACGTCCGAGACCATCCCTTTGGTCATGTCGACCATGCGGGCTAGGCGTTTGGGAATGACGAACGTGGGGAACTCGATCACGCTCTTGGCTCGCTCGGCCAGGTTCACCGTGAGGTCTGCCATCCGTTCCAGGTCGTTGTTGACTTTTAGAACCGTCGCGATGCGTCGGAGATCAACGGCGACAGGCTGGTGCAGCGCGAGAGCTTTCAGGCATTCTTCTTCGATCTGTACTTCGCGCTCGTCGACGATGATGTCGATATCAATCACTTCGTTGGCAATGTGCGCGTTGCGTTCAAAGAGTGCTCGCGTTGCTTTCTCAAGCATTTCCTCGACCACTCCAGATAGCGATAGCACCTCGTGATGGAGGTGATCGAGATCGCGTTGCAGATGGAGTGGCATCGTGTGTCTTACGAGGGATATCTTAGGTCCGTGGTCCGCTCGGCTCCGCCGGCTTCGGATCGAAAGCAATGGCCTCTTTCCCCGCAGGGGCTGCCATAGGAGGCAGAAATGAGGTGCTTTCGATGAACCTTATGTTAACCCTAAACTATTAAGACAATGTAAACGCAATTGTTAATTTGTAAGAACCCGACTTCTTTTCAGCCGAACTGTGAAGACAGACCCCTCGTCTGGGGCACTTTCCAGGTCGACGCCACCCCCAAACGAACTGGCCAAGTGCTTCACAATCGAAAGCCCCAGGCCAGTACCACCCATTTCGCGAGAACGAGCCTTATCGACGCGGAAGAACCGCTCAAAGATCCGATCCTGGGCTTCCTGGGGAATGCCAATGCCATGATCTTGCACCGAGATGGCGACCTGATCCCCTTCGGTCTTCCAGCGGACGAGCACGTCACCGGGCTTGCCCGAGTACTTCACGGCATTGTCGACCAGGTTCCCGACGATCGTTCGCAAGCCTTCTTCATCGGCCCGGACGTACACCTCGTCGTCCTCGGCCGATTCAACCACCAGGCGAATATCCTTCGCGGCTGCTTTGTCGCGCAGGGAATCGACGCTCCACTGGGCGATGTCCGCGACGTTCACGTCGGTGATGTCGAAGACTTCCTGTCCGGCTTCCACGCGGGCCAACTGCAGCATGTCCATGATCAGATCGTGCAGACGATCGCTCTGATCGGTGATCTGTCCGAGGAAGTAGTCGCGGTTCTCGGCGTCGTCGACGGCCCCCATGTGCAGCGTTTCGGCGTAGGCGCGAATCGCGGCCAGGGGTGTTTTGAGTTCATGGGAAACGTTCGCCACGAATTCGCGCC
This genomic interval carries:
- a CDS encoding pyruvate carboxylase; its protein translation is MKKITKLLAANRSEIAIRIFRSAHELGIRTVGMYSYEDRFALHRFKADEAYLIGQEGEPVRAYLDIPGVIHLCKTHGIDAIHPGYGFMSENPDLADACEKNGIVFVGPSKRCLEMLGDKTAARNVAKQAGVPILGGSDAAIEDVAAGRQLAEKMGFPIILKAAKGGGGRGMRVVKTSEEFEAAFKEAQRESLNAFGSPDIFIEKFIQQARHIEVQLLGDKQGNLVHLYERDCSVQRRHQKVVEIAPAPKLDPQTRQALCDAAVAIGKAVDYYAAGTVEFLVDAQTGEFYFIEVNPRIQVEHTVTEEITGIDLVKSQILVAQGESLDHPEIGIPNQESVVPFGFALQCRVTTEDASNKFMPDYGRVTHYRSGAGMGVRLDAGSAFSGAVVHPYYDSLLVKVTARGRRFVDAARRMERVLQEFRVRGVKTNIPFLSRLMKHPTFIDGMCTTRFIDETPELMQFTPRKDRATKLLKFLGDIAVNGNPLVKDRAISKRRDPAPTPAIDEDAPLPKGSRDRFKELGSEKFAQWVRDQNQLLFTDTTFRDAHQSLLATRVRTNDLLNISPAYAHNCADLFSIEMWGGATFDTTMRFLKESPWQRLADMRERIPNILFQMLLRASNAVGYTNYPDNVVKAFVEEAAQAGLDVFRVFDALNWVPNMKVAMDAVIESGAICEASICYTGDISNPKRDKYTLQYYVDLAKQLESMGAHFLAIKDMAGLCKPTAARKLIKTLREEIGLPIHFHTHDTAGIQAASILEGAEVGLDIADAAMAPLSGGTSQPNLNTVVEMLRGTPQESKLGTRQIDEIAEYWRSVREFYTPFESTVLPATADLYRHEMPGGQYTNLFQQAHALGLSDQWSDICEIYAQVNEMLGDIVKVTPTSKAVGDMALFMVANELTPEDVLNPERELAFPASIKDLLGGRMGQPPGGFPEGLQKRVMRDEAILTTRPGESFEPADFDDAAAKVEKILGRKPSRNEVVSYLLYPKVYEEFAKHEVEFGDISNLPTPVFFYGQEPGEELVIDIEKGKTLIVKFLTVSDPHPDGTRVVFFELNGQPREVSVLDHSLESDVPKRQKADAADPKQIGSSMPGMVVTIAVEPGEKVAKGQKLLSLEAMKMETTVYAEVAGTVEEVLVKPGSQVETGDLMIRLS
- a CDS encoding response regulator; translated protein: MARMKILIVEDDRALADVLAYNVRQAGYEVLSAYDGQDGLTQAQVKTPDMVILDLMLPVVDGLEVCRRLRADPATKDVMVLMLTAKAEESDQLIGFSLGADDYVTKPFSVKVLLERIKALERRRRGTEATTTDVVASQGVTIDRRRHRATVHGKPLQLTRSEFRLLETLTRQPGRVFDRSELIDAALGEDTVVMERTIDVHVRALRRKMAEFADLIETVRGVGYRFRDPGASPSSDADADEDYAEPASSSRA
- the phoU gene encoding phosphate signaling complex protein PhoU — protein: MPLHLQRDLDHLHHEVLSLSGVVEEMLEKATRALFERNAHIANEVIDIDIIVDEREVQIEEECLKALALHQPVAVDLRRIATVLKVNNDLERMADLTVNLAERAKSVIEFPTFVIPKRLARMVDMTKGMVSDVLDSFVNMDSAAAARVGAMDSQVDRMNCEIIEELQKVMRERPDQVVPALHCFSASRHIERISDHAVNISDDVIYMVEGVIVRHRFSGGGEADSMTRD